One stretch of Segatella copri DNA includes these proteins:
- a CDS encoding RagB/SusD family nutrient uptake outer membrane protein: MKIKKLYIAIVALALSAGMTSCNDYLDKQPDSRLDLQSPTDVSKLLVNAYPQVHPAYLLEMYSDNTDCNLNTGWDAADRFQQQAYEWADITETSSYEAPSTYWSTYYEAITTANIALEYINSQADQSSYSTQKGEALICRAYAMFQLANVFCMAYDETTAATDLGLPYPEVVETNVHVKYDRGTLAELYAKIDKDLQEGLKLVGSTYDKPKFHFTSTSAAAFAARFYLYYQKYDKAVEYANKVLGSNAKGMLRDWNTWGALSANKQIQPNAYIGSSVKANLLLQVVASEWGAIGGPFQYGDKYAHSAIVSSKETIQSEGPWGVSDKVFNYTVFYTGSLSKYILRKVPYDFEYADIQAGIGTPHAVFAEFTADETLLVRAEAQALLGHYTEALNDLNTELAAFSKTGVQLTLDEVKKFYSDDVTAYYTPEKPTPRKAFHTTFAIDKDTEEPMLQCILHLRRIMTVHEGLRMQDVKRYGITIYRRDVKSNYKITGITDTMEARDPRLAIQLPQDVITAGVTPNPRNK; the protein is encoded by the coding sequence ATGAAAATAAAGAAATTATATATCGCCATTGTAGCGTTGGCACTGTCGGCTGGCATGACTTCCTGCAACGATTATCTGGACAAGCAGCCAGATAGCCGTCTGGACCTGCAGAGCCCTACCGATGTGTCGAAGCTTCTGGTTAATGCCTACCCACAGGTGCATCCTGCCTATCTGCTGGAGATGTATTCTGACAATACCGATTGTAACCTGAACACCGGTTGGGATGCTGCCGACCGCTTTCAGCAGCAGGCATACGAATGGGCCGACATCACTGAGACCAGTTCTTACGAGGCTCCTTCTACTTACTGGTCAACCTACTATGAGGCCATCACCACAGCCAATATCGCTTTGGAGTACATCAACAGTCAGGCAGACCAGAGCTCTTATTCTACCCAGAAGGGCGAGGCGCTCATCTGCCGTGCCTATGCCATGTTCCAGTTGGCCAACGTATTCTGCATGGCTTACGACGAGACCACTGCTGCCACAGACCTGGGTCTTCCTTACCCTGAGGTGGTTGAGACCAATGTACACGTGAAGTACGACCGTGGTACCCTGGCAGAACTCTATGCCAAGATTGACAAGGACTTGCAGGAAGGCTTGAAGCTGGTAGGTTCTACCTACGATAAGCCTAAGTTCCACTTCACATCAACCTCTGCTGCCGCTTTCGCAGCCCGTTTCTACCTCTATTACCAGAAGTATGACAAGGCTGTGGAGTATGCCAACAAGGTATTGGGCAGCAACGCCAAGGGTATGCTGAGAGACTGGAACACCTGGGGTGCTCTTTCTGCCAACAAGCAGATTCAGCCTAATGCCTACATCGGCTCATCTGTGAAGGCAAATCTGCTGCTGCAGGTGGTTGCTTCTGAATGGGGAGCCATCGGAGGTCCGTTCCAGTATGGTGACAAGTATGCACATAGTGCCATCGTTTCAAGCAAAGAGACCATTCAGTCTGAGGGTCCTTGGGGAGTTAGCGACAAGGTGTTCAATTATACTGTATTCTATACAGGCTCTCTTTCTAAGTACATCCTTCGTAAGGTTCCTTATGATTTTGAGTATGCTGATATCCAGGCTGGTATCGGTACTCCTCACGCCGTGTTTGCAGAGTTTACGGCTGATGAGACTTTGCTTGTAAGAGCTGAGGCTCAGGCTTTGCTCGGTCATTACACTGAGGCTTTGAACGATTTGAACACCGAGTTGGCTGCCTTCTCCAAGACTGGCGTGCAGCTTACCCTGGATGAGGTGAAGAAGTTCTATAGCGATGATGTTACCGCTTATTATACTCCTGAGAAGCCAACTCCACGTAAGGCATTCCACACAACCTTCGCTATCGACAAGGATACAGAGGAGCCTATGTTGCAGTGCATTCTTCACCTGCGCCGAATCATGACCGTTCACGAGGGTTTGCGCATGCAGGATGTGAAGCGCTACGGCATCACCATCTATCGCCGTGACGTGAAGAGCAACTACAAGATTACAGGCATAACCGACACCATGGAGGCTCGTGACCCACGTCTTGCCATCCAGTTGCCACAGGATGTAATCACTGCAGGTGTTACACCAAACCCTCGCAATAAGTAA
- a CDS encoding ISAs1 family transposase — MSIIKLSKQIADPRVAGRTVHKMEHIIYITIAAVIAGAQSWNEIAEFGKSKLDFFKKRLQGLETIPSHDTFNRFFSIFDPKGFEEIFRNWVREIVGEVKGVVAIDGKLMRGSSKCDAEHTIGQADFRTWIVSAWSADNSISLGQEKVGEKTNEITVVPKLLSAIDVSNAIVTIDAMGCQTSITEKIIEGKGDYIIALKENQKKSYEFAKDMIYEHEYRGNCNVVTKHYSFNEGHGRQEERTCIVVSYGDIMQRMFKNRFVGLRSVVGITSRRSVATSGETSEETRYYITSLSNEDPEKIASAIRQHWSIENNLHWQLDITFREDESKKVKNAARNFSTISKMVLSILKNDKTTKGSLNLKRLKAGWDEEYLSKLLEGSAI; from the coding sequence ATGAGCATTATTAAGTTATCTAAACAAATAGCCGACCCACGAGTTGCGGGTCGAACTGTCCATAAAATGGAACATATCATTTACATTACAATCGCTGCGGTAATTGCAGGAGCTCAATCTTGGAACGAAATTGCAGAGTTTGGAAAAAGTAAGTTAGACTTCTTCAAAAAGCGTTTGCAGGGGTTGGAGACTATTCCAAGCCATGACACCTTCAATCGTTTCTTTTCTATCTTTGATCCAAAAGGATTTGAAGAGATCTTCAGAAACTGGGTTAGAGAAATTGTAGGGGAAGTCAAAGGTGTTGTTGCCATTGATGGCAAGCTTATGCGTGGATCAAGCAAGTGTGATGCCGAGCACACTATTGGTCAAGCTGACTTCCGCACATGGATCGTATCTGCTTGGTCAGCAGACAACAGCATATCACTTGGGCAAGAGAAAGTCGGTGAAAAAACAAATGAAATCACGGTCGTTCCCAAGTTGCTTAGTGCTATAGACGTGTCAAATGCCATTGTGACAATAGATGCTATGGGATGCCAAACTTCTATAACAGAGAAAATCATAGAAGGCAAGGGGGACTATATTATCGCCTTGAAGGAAAATCAGAAGAAAAGTTACGAATTTGCTAAGGACATGATTTACGAGCATGAGTATAGAGGCAATTGTAATGTAGTGACAAAACATTATTCCTTTAATGAGGGACATGGTCGTCAGGAAGAAAGAACCTGCATTGTTGTAAGCTATGGGGACATAATGCAGAGAATGTTTAAGAACAGGTTTGTTGGGTTAAGGTCTGTTGTCGGGATTACCTCAAGAAGATCTGTTGCGACATCTGGTGAAACATCTGAGGAAACAAGATACTATATAACTTCCTTAAGTAATGAAGACCCCGAAAAGATAGCAAGCGCCATTAGGCAACATTGGTCCATAGAAAACAACTTGCATTGGCAATTGGACATTACTTTCAGAGAAGACGAAAGTAAGAAAGTCAAAAATGCAGCGAGGAACTTCTCTACCATAAGCAAAATGGTCCTCTCCATCTTGAAAAATGACAAGACGACCAAGGGAAGTCTCAACCTGAAAAGATTGAAGGCAGGCTGGGATGAAGAGTACCTGTCAAAACTTTTGGAGGGCAGCGCAATTTAA
- a CDS encoding glutamine synthetase III family protein: protein MANLRFEVVAEAFKKRPVEVEAPKVRPSEYFAKYVFNRQKMYKYLPSDVYEKLIDVIDNGTRLDRSIADAVAAGMKLWAEENGVTHYTHWFQPLTEGTAEKHDAFVEHDGKGGMIEEFSGKLLVQQEPDASSFPNGGIRNTFEARGYSAWDPTSPVFIIDDTLCIPTIFISYTGEALDYKAPLLRSLHTLSEAATEVCHYFYPQVKKVQTNLGWEQEYFLVDESLYSARPDLMLTGRTLMGHDSAKNQQMDDHYFGTIPERVQAFMKDLEVQALELGIPCKTRHNEVAPNQFELAPIYEECNLAVDHNMLLMSLMKRVAHKHGFRVLLHEKPFAGVNGSGKHNNWSLCTDTGVLLHAAGKTPEDNLRFVVFIVETLMGVYKHNGLLKASIMSATNAHRLGANEAPPAIISSFLGKQLTDLLDHIEKADKEELFALAGKKGMELDIPEIPELMIDNTDRNRTSPFAFTGNRFEFRAVGSEANCASSLIVLNAAVAEALENFKVRVDALIAKGEDQTSAIIDIVREDIKTCKPIRFDGNGYSDEWKEEAQKRGLDCEASCPVVFDRYLDKESIEMFAKTNVMSESELKARNEVKWETYTKKIQIEARVMGDLTMNHIIPVATHYQSRLAKNVEGMIHIFGGEEGKKLTARNVKIIREIAERTEAIERGVEALVDARKVANKIESEREKAVAYHDTVAPKMEEIRYQIDKLELLVADELWTLPKYRELLFIR from the coding sequence ATGGCTAATTTGAGATTTGAGGTTGTAGCCGAGGCCTTTAAGAAAAGACCTGTAGAGGTAGAGGCTCCCAAGGTGCGCCCTTCGGAGTACTTCGCCAAGTATGTATTCAACCGCCAGAAGATGTACAAGTATCTGCCATCTGATGTGTATGAGAAACTCATCGATGTGATAGATAACGGTACTCGTCTGGACCGTTCCATCGCTGATGCCGTGGCTGCCGGCATGAAGCTCTGGGCTGAGGAAAACGGGGTAACACATTATACTCACTGGTTCCAGCCATTGACAGAAGGTACTGCCGAGAAGCATGATGCCTTCGTGGAGCATGACGGAAAGGGTGGTATGATTGAGGAATTCTCTGGCAAATTGCTTGTCCAGCAGGAACCTGATGCCAGCTCATTCCCTAACGGCGGTATCCGCAACACCTTCGAGGCTCGTGGCTATTCTGCATGGGATCCTACATCGCCTGTGTTTATCATCGACGATACCCTCTGTATCCCAACCATCTTTATATCTTATACCGGTGAGGCTTTGGACTACAAGGCTCCATTGCTCCGCTCGCTCCATACCCTGAGTGAGGCGGCTACTGAGGTGTGCCACTATTTTTACCCTCAGGTGAAGAAGGTGCAGACCAATCTCGGATGGGAGCAGGAGTACTTCCTGGTAGATGAGAGTCTCTATTCGGCTCGCCCTGACCTGATGCTCACAGGCCGCACCCTGATGGGACACGACTCTGCGAAGAACCAGCAGATGGACGACCACTATTTCGGAACAATCCCTGAGCGTGTGCAGGCTTTCATGAAGGATCTGGAAGTACAGGCGCTCGAACTCGGCATCCCTTGCAAGACCCGTCATAACGAGGTGGCACCAAACCAGTTTGAGCTGGCACCTATCTATGAGGAGTGCAATCTTGCCGTAGACCATAATATGCTCCTGATGAGTCTGATGAAGCGTGTGGCTCACAAGCACGGTTTCCGTGTGCTCCTTCACGAGAAGCCATTCGCTGGTGTGAATGGTTCGGGCAAGCACAACAACTGGAGTCTCTGCACCGATACCGGCGTACTGCTCCATGCAGCAGGCAAGACACCGGAGGACAATCTCCGCTTCGTAGTCTTCATCGTAGAGACCCTGATGGGCGTTTACAAGCACAATGGACTGCTGAAGGCTTCTATCATGAGTGCTACCAATGCGCACCGTTTGGGAGCCAACGAGGCACCACCAGCCATCATCTCTTCATTCCTCGGAAAGCAGCTCACCGACCTGCTCGACCATATCGAGAAGGCAGACAAGGAAGAACTCTTCGCCCTGGCTGGCAAGAAGGGTATGGAGCTGGATATCCCTGAGATTCCGGAGCTGATGATCGATAACACCGACCGCAACCGTACATCTCCATTCGCCTTCACCGGAAACCGTTTCGAGTTCCGTGCCGTAGGTTCAGAGGCCAACTGTGCGTCATCTCTCATCGTACTGAATGCTGCCGTAGCTGAGGCTCTCGAAAATTTCAAGGTTCGCGTGGATGCCTTGATAGCAAAGGGCGAGGACCAGACATCGGCTATTATAGATATTGTACGCGAGGATATCAAGACCTGCAAGCCTATCCGCTTCGACGGCAACGGCTATTCAGATGAGTGGAAGGAAGAGGCTCAGAAGCGAGGCTTGGACTGCGAGGCATCCTGCCCGGTAGTCTTCGACCGTTACCTGGACAAGGAAAGCATCGAGATGTTTGCCAAGACCAACGTGATGAGCGAGAGCGAGTTGAAGGCGCGTAACGAGGTGAAGTGGGAGACCTATACCAAGAAGATTCAGATTGAGGCTCGTGTGATGGGCGACCTGACCATGAACCACATCATCCCTGTGGCAACCCACTATCAGAGCCGTCTGGCAAAGAACGTAGAGGGCATGATTCACATCTTCGGTGGCGAGGAAGGCAAGAAGCTGACAGCCCGCAACGTGAAGATTATCCGTGAGATAGCCGAGCGCACCGAGGCAATAGAGCGTGGTGTAGAGGCATTGGTAGATGCCCGCAAGGTAGCCAACAAGATAGAGAGCGAGCGCGAGAAGGCAGTAGCATATCACGACACGGTAGCTCCAAAGATGGAGGAAATCCGTTATCAGATAGACAAGCTCGAGCTTCTCGTAGCCGATGAACTTTGGACATTGCCAAAGTATCGTGAGCTGCTGTTTATCAGATAA
- a CDS encoding transposase: protein MKRKTRIERVYNEDTGWFETREVELNSYSFTDDDRIMIVREYMESGLPAEEIIKKYYISSRTVLFSWMDKFLNEKDLLSLPPEDQNRDDMAKTTNEQLKEKDAEIKRLRKALELEKLRSKAFSTMIDLAEETFNIPVRKKSGTKQ, encoded by the coding sequence ATGAAACGTAAGACAAGAATTGAACGTGTGTATAATGAGGACACAGGTTGGTTTGAGACCCGTGAGGTAGAGTTGAATAGCTACTCTTTTACAGATGATGATCGTATCATGATAGTTCGAGAGTATATGGAGAGTGGGCTCCCAGCAGAAGAAATCATCAAGAAATACTATATAAGCAGTCGTACAGTGCTATTTTCTTGGATGGATAAGTTCTTAAATGAAAAAGATTTGTTATCTTTGCCGCCAGAAGACCAAAACCGTGACGATATGGCAAAGACAACAAATGAACAGTTGAAAGAGAAAGATGCAGAGATTAAGCGTCTCCGCAAGGCTTTGGAGTTAGAGAAGCTTCGCTCTAAGGCATTCTCCACCATGATTGACCTCGCAGAAGAAACCTTCAATATTCCTGTGAGAAAAAAATCTGGTACCAAACAGTAA
- a CDS encoding IS3 family transposase — MLRTECQSQGLGTLCGLFGFTRQAYNKRNVSDGFAEEAIESIIIEKAREYRKSNPGLGAAKLHAILKQMFEDTGCFPGRDAFIEMLRKHGLMVRIKRRRRYKTTDSDHNYRKYPNLIKGVVPTHPNQIWASDITYVETNEGVCYLSLITDLYSHKIVGWAVGPTLETVYPLEALKMAYKSIDEETAKGLIHHSDRGSQYCSQNYVSILKSHGSQISMTQTGDPLENAIAERANGILKTEWLYRMTIPTRKVCKKELTRIIAFYNDERPHMSIGNQTPSVAHTQVGPQQKMWKNPWENSSN, encoded by the coding sequence TTGCTCCGCACAGAGTGCCAGAGCCAAGGTTTAGGCACTCTATGCGGGCTGTTTGGTTTCACCCGGCAAGCATATAATAAGCGCAATGTCTCTGACGGCTTTGCTGAAGAGGCCATTGAGTCTATCATCATTGAAAAGGCACGTGAGTATCGTAAGTCGAATCCTGGCTTAGGAGCTGCAAAGTTGCATGCCATATTGAAACAGATGTTTGAGGATACTGGCTGCTTCCCTGGTCGTGACGCATTTATTGAGATGCTGCGTAAGCATGGACTCATGGTACGTATAAAGCGCCGTAGGCGCTATAAGACAACAGATTCCGACCATAATTATCGCAAATATCCAAACCTGATTAAGGGAGTAGTTCCTACCCATCCGAACCAGATTTGGGCAAGTGACATCACCTATGTTGAAACCAATGAAGGTGTGTGCTATCTCTCGCTTATAACAGATCTGTATTCCCATAAAATCGTTGGATGGGCTGTTGGTCCAACATTAGAAACTGTATATCCATTAGAAGCGCTTAAAATGGCATATAAAAGCATTGATGAAGAAACTGCAAAAGGACTCATTCATCACTCTGACAGAGGAAGCCAGTATTGCAGTCAGAATTATGTATCTATCCTAAAAAGTCATGGCTCACAAATAAGTATGACTCAAACAGGAGATCCTTTGGAGAATGCTATAGCAGAACGTGCAAACGGCATTTTAAAAACAGAATGGCTTTATAGAATGACAATTCCTACTCGTAAAGTATGTAAGAAGGAACTGACCAGGATTATTGCGTTTTATAACGACGAAAGACCGCATATGAGTATCGGTAATCAAACACCATCAGTTGCACATACTCAAGTGGGGCCACAGCAGAAAATGTGGAAAAATCCTTGGGAAAATTCTTCTAATTAG
- a CDS encoding ATP-binding protein has product MEEYIHRNIDSELIAWKEDSMRKPLLLRGARQVGKSSAVKNLGKQFEYFAEVNFERNKAIKTFFQGDIDVRLIAKKISSYINVPIEAGKTLLFLDEIQECPEAIMALRFFKEDYPELHVIAAGSLLEFTLQELPTFGVGRIHSLFMYPMTFDEFLYANHEEGLILLRNEAYGNQSLDQAFHDKLVEYFRTYLLVGGMPESVLAWTKTHDFNRCRNIQEDIILTYEDDFSKYKKRVNPDLLRTTMRGICHQAGEKLTYKQISADYQSSQIREALRLLTLAGIVTPVVATSGNGIPLDAEADEKNMKVLFLDPGLLLAVLQLEGDLSQQLIELILAGTPQELVNKGGVTEMVAGLEMMRYKPCIQRQKMFYWEQKGKSVAEIDYLEIHNMKITPIEIKSGTQGGMKSLWLFMREKKLTEAFRCSLENFGSFDYIDKQDDNAIRHVTILPLYALSLLRSR; this is encoded by the coding sequence ATGGAAGAATATATACATAGAAACATAGACTCAGAACTCATCGCCTGGAAGGAAGATTCCATGCGGAAACCCTTGCTGCTTCGTGGTGCCCGTCAGGTTGGGAAGTCATCAGCAGTTAAAAACTTGGGAAAGCAATTCGAGTATTTCGCCGAGGTAAACTTCGAACGTAACAAGGCAATCAAAACCTTCTTTCAGGGGGATATTGACGTACGATTGATTGCTAAAAAAATCAGTAGCTATATCAATGTCCCTATAGAAGCAGGTAAGACGCTCCTCTTTCTCGACGAAATCCAGGAATGCCCTGAAGCCATCATGGCACTACGCTTCTTCAAGGAAGATTATCCTGAACTGCATGTCATAGCCGCAGGATCACTTCTGGAATTTACGCTTCAGGAACTCCCTACTTTTGGAGTAGGAAGGATTCACTCGCTCTTCATGTACCCGATGACTTTCGATGAATTCCTGTATGCCAATCACGAAGAAGGACTCATTCTTCTCCGTAATGAAGCATACGGAAACCAGTCTTTAGATCAAGCCTTCCATGATAAACTCGTGGAATACTTCCGCACCTACCTGCTGGTTGGAGGCATGCCGGAATCTGTTCTGGCATGGACCAAGACACACGATTTCAACCGATGCAGAAACATCCAGGAAGACATTATTCTGACATACGAAGATGATTTCAGCAAGTATAAAAAGAGAGTCAACCCAGATTTACTGCGCACAACGATGCGTGGCATCTGTCATCAGGCAGGAGAGAAGTTGACATACAAGCAAATATCAGCAGATTATCAGAGTTCACAAATCAGAGAAGCCCTCCGCCTGTTGACACTTGCAGGAATCGTTACTCCTGTGGTCGCTACCTCGGGCAATGGTATTCCGCTGGATGCGGAAGCTGACGAGAAAAACATGAAGGTCCTCTTTCTGGACCCAGGATTACTGTTAGCCGTGCTTCAACTGGAAGGCGACCTGTCTCAGCAGCTCATAGAACTTATTTTAGCCGGCACTCCTCAGGAACTTGTCAATAAGGGAGGCGTAACAGAAATGGTTGCCGGACTCGAGATGATGCGTTACAAACCATGCATCCAGCGCCAGAAGATGTTTTATTGGGAGCAGAAGGGGAAGAGTGTTGCCGAGATAGACTATCTGGAAATCCACAACATGAAGATTACCCCTATCGAAATCAAATCGGGCACTCAGGGCGGCATGAAGAGTCTCTGGCTATTCATGAGAGAGAAAAAGCTCACCGAAGCATTCCGTTGTTCCTTAGAGAATTTTGGATCATTTGATTACATTGACAAGCAGGACGATAATGCCATAAGGCATGTCACCATACTGCCTCTCTATGCATTATCCCTATTGAGAAGCCGTTGA